Proteins found in one Primulina eburnea isolate SZY01 chromosome 16, ASM2296580v1, whole genome shotgun sequence genomic segment:
- the LOC140815918 gene encoding LEAF RUST 10 DISEASE-RESISTANCEUS RECEPTOR-LIKE PROTEIN KINASE-like 1.2 isoform X1, translating to MHDFFIYSSFCIFCVIILSERSSGADYRYEACSVPVLCGGLNISFPFYIQGLQEAYCGFPGFMLNCSDLGSPVLELPGNEYVIEGISYRNRNFRVIDSAVLNSNSSSCLPGIRNSTLYTRPQFDYVDATHLRLFGDCREKLTNDLSRYQVDCGNWDLALYDDGRDENLIRIALEDCPRNVLVPVDGAGQSGGGNGGIGDVLEVAKKGFELNWIAADCDACEISGGSCGFNETSYKFMCFCPDRPHSATCKPDLVAGNKKKMKIIIAAAIPGAAFFMCLLAFLIWRNKKRVTNAYRLWRNVSSDPSSKSDIEGGSLYFGIPVFSYTELVEATNNFDSARELGDGGFGTVYYGKLRDGREVAIKRLYEHNYRRVEQFMNEIKILTCLKHPNLVSLYGCTSRRSRELLLVYEYVENGTVADHLHGKRADESPLTWSTRMNIAIETATALTYLHKSDIIHRDVKTNNILLDGNFCVKVADFGLSRLFPIDATHVSTAPQGTPGYVDPEYHQCYQLTGKSDVYSLGVVLVELISSMPAVDINRHRHEINLASFALNKIQKCDFEELIDSSLGYGTDAEVTRMTTSVADLAFRCLQPEKEMRPSMDEVLDYLKDIQNGDELMFENVKEENGNGKMLHSPETDEVILLKNKNLTSPVAVTDKWISSSSTIESSIE from the exons ATGCATGATTTCTTCATATATTCGAGCTTCTGTATATTCTGTGTCATCATCTTATCCGAAAGATCTTCCGGCGCCGATTACCGATATGAAGCCTGCAGCGTACCGGTCCTTTGTGGTGGCCTGAACATAAGCTTTCCGTTCTATATTCAAGGCCTGCAGGAAGCCTACTGTGGATTCCCTGGATTTATGCTAAACTGCAGCGATCTTGGATCCCCAGTTCTTGAATTACCCGGAAACGAATATGTAATCGAGGGAATCTCTTATAGAAACCGGAATTTTCGTGTGATTGATTCAGCTGTTTTAAactcaaattccagcagctgtcTCCCAGGAATTAGAAACAGCACGCTTTATACGCGGCCCCAGTTCGATTATGTAGATGCAACACATCTCCGTCTGTTCGGAGACTGCCGGGAGAAGTTAACTAATGATCTGTCTAGGTACCAGGTTGACTGTGGTAACTGGGACTTGGCATTGTATGATGATGGTAGAGATGAAAACTTGATCAGAATTGCGCTGGAAGATTGCCCAAGAAACGTTCTGGTGCCGGTGGATGGGGCCGGCCAATCGGGCGGTGGAAACGGCGGAATTGGAGATGTCCTCGAGGTTGCCAAGAAGGGATTTGAATTGAACTGGATAGCAGCCGATTGTGACGCATGTGAAATAAGTGGTGGGAGTTGTGGATTTAATGAAACTTCTTATAAATTCATGTGTTTCTGCCCTGACAGACCTCATTCCGCGACTTGCAAACCTG ATTTGGTTGCAGGGAACAAAAAGAAGATGAAAATAATAATAGCCGCAG CTATACCGGGAGCTGCATTTTTCATGTGCTTGTTGGCCTTTTTAATCTGGCGAAACAAGAAACGAGTCACAAATGCCTACCGCCTATGGAGAAACGTATCCTCGGATCCctcctcaaaatcagatattgAAGGCGGAAGCTTATACTTCGGAATCCCTGTATTTTCCTACACAGAACTCGTGGAGGCCACGAATAACTTCGATTCCGCCCGAGAACTCGGCGATGGAGGCTTTGGAACCGTATATTATG GGAAACTCAGAGATGGAAGAGAAGTCGCTATAAAACGACTCTACGAGCATAACTACAGAAGGGTCGAACAATTCATGAACGAGATCAAAATTCTtacatgtttgaagcatccaaATCTCGTTTCTCTCTACGGCTGCACCTCCAGAAGAAGCCGAGAATTATTACTCGTTTATGAGTACGTTGAAAATGGAACCGTAGCCGATCATCTCCATGGCAAAAGAGCTGACGAATCCCCACTAACTTGGTCCACTCGCATGAACATAGCCATAGAAACAGCAACTGCGCTAACTTACCTACACAAATCAGACATAATCCACCGCGACGTGAAGACGAACAACATATTACTCGACGGAAACTTCTGCGTCAAAGTTGCGGATTTTGGGCTGTCAAGACTCTTCCCAATCGATGCAACTCACGTCTCCACCGCTCCTCAGGGGACTCCAGGATACGTCGATCCCGAATACCATCAATGTTACCAACTCACAGGTAAAAGCGATGTGTATAGTTTGGGGGTCGTGCTAGTCGAGCTCATATCATCCATGCCTGCAGTGGACATAAACAGACATAGACATGAAATAAACTTGGCTAGCTTCGCTTTAAACAAGATTCAGAAATGTGATTTCGAGGAACTAATCGACTCATCTCTTGGGTACGGCACTGATGCCGAGGTCACGAGAATGACCACTTCCGTGGCCGATTTGGCTTTCCGGTGTCTGCAACCGGAGAAGGAGATGAGGCCGTCGATGGACGAGGTGTTGGATTATTTGAAGGATATTCAGAATGGGGATGAGTTGATGTTTGAGAACGTGAAAGAGGAAAATGGGAATGGAAAGATGCTTCATTCTCCGGAGACAGACGAGGTTATCTTGTTAAAGAACAAGAATTTGACGTCACCTGTTGCTGTTACAGATAAATGGATTAGCAGTAGCTCTACCATTGAAAGTTCCATCGaatga
- the LOC140815918 gene encoding LEAF RUST 10 DISEASE-RESISTANCEUS RECEPTOR-LIKE PROTEIN KINASE-like 1.1 isoform X4, whose protein sequence is MAFPNLFLFFFVFHALLLNFSDANNCPKSFPCSELGLLEYPLTGLERPDCGLIGVACNTSVPMFKIGDKGPFYDVLDNISANKYFVRDVSLRYNLDRSSCFSFSSFPLYISPNISFVISPNLTVFTCDKPFYDRSVEEHFKDYKNYSQCSGFDVYYRNPEDGNPTSGADLPLRCRSIQMPVWNRSLNWSDGLFKLLAYEFDLEWHVEQTKGNKKKMKIIIAAAIPGAAFFMCLLAFLIWRNKKRVTNAYRLWRNVSSDPSSKSDIEGGSLYFGIPVFSYTELVEATNNFDSARELGDGGFGTVYYGKLRDGREVAIKRLYEHNYRRVEQFMNEIKILTCLKHPNLVSLYGCTSRRSRELLLVYEYVENGTVADHLHGKRADESPLTWSTRMNIAIETATALTYLHKSDIIHRDVKTNNILLDGNFCVKVADFGLSRLFPIDATHVSTAPQGTPGYVDPEYHQCYQLTGKSDVYSLGVVLVELISSMPAVDINRHRHEINLASFALNKIQKCDFEELIDSSLGYGTDAEVTRMTTSVADLAFRCLQPEKEMRPSMDEVLDYLKDIQNGDELMFENVKEENGNGKMLHSPETDEVILLKNKNLTSPVAVTDKWISSSSTIESSIE, encoded by the exons ATGGCCTTTCCCAATTTATTCCTGTTCTTCTTCGTATTCCATGCTCTGCTTCTCAACTTTTCCGATGCCAACAACTGCCCCAAATCCTTCCCTTGTTCAGAACTTGGGCTCCTGGAGTATCCCCTCACCGGGCTCGAACGCCCCGACTGCGGGTTAATCGGGGTTGCTTGTAATACTTCGGTACCAATGTTTAAGATTGGGGATAAAGGGCCGTTCTACGATGTTTTGGATAATATTTCcgcaaataaatattttgttcgaGACGTATCCCTTCGGTATAATTTGGATCGCAGTAGTTGTTTTTCTTTCAGCAGTTTTCCTCTCTATATTTCTCCCAATATTTCATTCGTAATATCCCCAAATCTCACCGTCTTCACATGTGACAAGCCTTTCTATGATAGGAGTGTGGAAGAGCATTTCAAAGATTACAAAAATTACTCGCAATGTTCAGGCTTTGATGTATATTATAGAAACCCAGAGGATGGAAATCCTACTAGTGGGGCTGATCTCCCTTTACGATGTCGTTCGATTCAAATGCCTGTGTGGAATCGTTCTTTGAATTGGAGTGATGGCTTGTTCAAACTGCTTGCTTATGAATTTGATCTTGAGTGGCATGTTGAACAAACTAAAG GGAACAAAAAGAAGATGAAAATAATAATAGCCGCAG CTATACCGGGAGCTGCATTTTTCATGTGCTTGTTGGCCTTTTTAATCTGGCGAAACAAGAAACGAGTCACAAATGCCTACCGCCTATGGAGAAACGTATCCTCGGATCCctcctcaaaatcagatattgAAGGCGGAAGCTTATACTTCGGAATCCCTGTATTTTCCTACACAGAACTCGTGGAGGCCACGAATAACTTCGATTCCGCCCGAGAACTCGGCGATGGAGGCTTTGGAACCGTATATTATG GGAAACTCAGAGATGGAAGAGAAGTCGCTATAAAACGACTCTACGAGCATAACTACAGAAGGGTCGAACAATTCATGAACGAGATCAAAATTCTtacatgtttgaagcatccaaATCTCGTTTCTCTCTACGGCTGCACCTCCAGAAGAAGCCGAGAATTATTACTCGTTTATGAGTACGTTGAAAATGGAACCGTAGCCGATCATCTCCATGGCAAAAGAGCTGACGAATCCCCACTAACTTGGTCCACTCGCATGAACATAGCCATAGAAACAGCAACTGCGCTAACTTACCTACACAAATCAGACATAATCCACCGCGACGTGAAGACGAACAACATATTACTCGACGGAAACTTCTGCGTCAAAGTTGCGGATTTTGGGCTGTCAAGACTCTTCCCAATCGATGCAACTCACGTCTCCACCGCTCCTCAGGGGACTCCAGGATACGTCGATCCCGAATACCATCAATGTTACCAACTCACAGGTAAAAGCGATGTGTATAGTTTGGGGGTCGTGCTAGTCGAGCTCATATCATCCATGCCTGCAGTGGACATAAACAGACATAGACATGAAATAAACTTGGCTAGCTTCGCTTTAAACAAGATTCAGAAATGTGATTTCGAGGAACTAATCGACTCATCTCTTGGGTACGGCACTGATGCCGAGGTCACGAGAATGACCACTTCCGTGGCCGATTTGGCTTTCCGGTGTCTGCAACCGGAGAAGGAGATGAGGCCGTCGATGGACGAGGTGTTGGATTATTTGAAGGATATTCAGAATGGGGATGAGTTGATGTTTGAGAACGTGAAAGAGGAAAATGGGAATGGAAAGATGCTTCATTCTCCGGAGACAGACGAGGTTATCTTGTTAAAGAACAAGAATTTGACGTCACCTGTTGCTGTTACAGATAAATGGATTAGCAGTAGCTCTACCATTGAAAGTTCCATCGaatga
- the LOC140815918 gene encoding LEAF RUST 10 DISEASE-RESISTANCEUS RECEPTOR-LIKE PROTEIN KINASE-like 1.1 isoform X3 — protein MAFPNLFLFFFVFHALLLNFSDANNCPKSFPCSELGLLEYPLTGLERPDCGLIGVACNTSVPMFKIGDKGPFYDVLDNISANKYFVRDVSLRYNLDRSSCFSFSSFPLYISPNISFVISPNLTVFTCDKPFYDRSVEEHFKDYKNYSQCSGFDVYYRNPEDGNPTSGADLPLRCRSIQMPVWNRSLNWSDGLFKLLAYEFDLEWHVEQTKDLVAGNKKKMKIIIAAAIPGAAFFMCLLAFLIWRNKKRVTNAYRLWRNVSSDPSSKSDIEGGSLYFGIPVFSYTELVEATNNFDSARELGDGGFGTVYYGKLRDGREVAIKRLYEHNYRRVEQFMNEIKILTCLKHPNLVSLYGCTSRRSRELLLVYEYVENGTVADHLHGKRADESPLTWSTRMNIAIETATALTYLHKSDIIHRDVKTNNILLDGNFCVKVADFGLSRLFPIDATHVSTAPQGTPGYVDPEYHQCYQLTGKSDVYSLGVVLVELISSMPAVDINRHRHEINLASFALNKIQKCDFEELIDSSLGYGTDAEVTRMTTSVADLAFRCLQPEKEMRPSMDEVLDYLKDIQNGDELMFENVKEENGNGKMLHSPETDEVILLKNKNLTSPVAVTDKWISSSSTIESSIE, from the exons ATGGCCTTTCCCAATTTATTCCTGTTCTTCTTCGTATTCCATGCTCTGCTTCTCAACTTTTCCGATGCCAACAACTGCCCCAAATCCTTCCCTTGTTCAGAACTTGGGCTCCTGGAGTATCCCCTCACCGGGCTCGAACGCCCCGACTGCGGGTTAATCGGGGTTGCTTGTAATACTTCGGTACCAATGTTTAAGATTGGGGATAAAGGGCCGTTCTACGATGTTTTGGATAATATTTCcgcaaataaatattttgttcgaGACGTATCCCTTCGGTATAATTTGGATCGCAGTAGTTGTTTTTCTTTCAGCAGTTTTCCTCTCTATATTTCTCCCAATATTTCATTCGTAATATCCCCAAATCTCACCGTCTTCACATGTGACAAGCCTTTCTATGATAGGAGTGTGGAAGAGCATTTCAAAGATTACAAAAATTACTCGCAATGTTCAGGCTTTGATGTATATTATAGAAACCCAGAGGATGGAAATCCTACTAGTGGGGCTGATCTCCCTTTACGATGTCGTTCGATTCAAATGCCTGTGTGGAATCGTTCTTTGAATTGGAGTGATGGCTTGTTCAAACTGCTTGCTTATGAATTTGATCTTGAGTGGCATGTTGAACAAACTAAAG ATTTGGTTGCAGGGAACAAAAAGAAGATGAAAATAATAATAGCCGCAG CTATACCGGGAGCTGCATTTTTCATGTGCTTGTTGGCCTTTTTAATCTGGCGAAACAAGAAACGAGTCACAAATGCCTACCGCCTATGGAGAAACGTATCCTCGGATCCctcctcaaaatcagatattgAAGGCGGAAGCTTATACTTCGGAATCCCTGTATTTTCCTACACAGAACTCGTGGAGGCCACGAATAACTTCGATTCCGCCCGAGAACTCGGCGATGGAGGCTTTGGAACCGTATATTATG GGAAACTCAGAGATGGAAGAGAAGTCGCTATAAAACGACTCTACGAGCATAACTACAGAAGGGTCGAACAATTCATGAACGAGATCAAAATTCTtacatgtttgaagcatccaaATCTCGTTTCTCTCTACGGCTGCACCTCCAGAAGAAGCCGAGAATTATTACTCGTTTATGAGTACGTTGAAAATGGAACCGTAGCCGATCATCTCCATGGCAAAAGAGCTGACGAATCCCCACTAACTTGGTCCACTCGCATGAACATAGCCATAGAAACAGCAACTGCGCTAACTTACCTACACAAATCAGACATAATCCACCGCGACGTGAAGACGAACAACATATTACTCGACGGAAACTTCTGCGTCAAAGTTGCGGATTTTGGGCTGTCAAGACTCTTCCCAATCGATGCAACTCACGTCTCCACCGCTCCTCAGGGGACTCCAGGATACGTCGATCCCGAATACCATCAATGTTACCAACTCACAGGTAAAAGCGATGTGTATAGTTTGGGGGTCGTGCTAGTCGAGCTCATATCATCCATGCCTGCAGTGGACATAAACAGACATAGACATGAAATAAACTTGGCTAGCTTCGCTTTAAACAAGATTCAGAAATGTGATTTCGAGGAACTAATCGACTCATCTCTTGGGTACGGCACTGATGCCGAGGTCACGAGAATGACCACTTCCGTGGCCGATTTGGCTTTCCGGTGTCTGCAACCGGAGAAGGAGATGAGGCCGTCGATGGACGAGGTGTTGGATTATTTGAAGGATATTCAGAATGGGGATGAGTTGATGTTTGAGAACGTGAAAGAGGAAAATGGGAATGGAAAGATGCTTCATTCTCCGGAGACAGACGAGGTTATCTTGTTAAAGAACAAGAATTTGACGTCACCTGTTGCTGTTACAGATAAATGGATTAGCAGTAGCTCTACCATTGAAAGTTCCATCGaatga
- the LOC140815918 gene encoding LEAF RUST 10 DISEASE-RESISTANCEUS RECEPTOR-LIKE PROTEIN KINASE-like 1.2 isoform X2 — MHDFFIYSSFCIFCVIILSERSSGADYRYEACSVPVLCGGLNISFPFYIQGLQEAYCGFPGFMLNCSDLGSPVLELPGNEYVIEGISYRNRNFRVIDSAVLNSNSSSCLPGIRNSTLYTRPQFDYVDATHLRLFGDCREKLTNDLSRYQVDCGNWDLALYDDGRDENLIRIALEDCPRNVLVPVDGAGQSGGGNGGIGDVLEVAKKGFELNWIAADCDACEISGGSCGFNETSYKFMCFCPDRPHSATCKPGNKKKMKIIIAAAIPGAAFFMCLLAFLIWRNKKRVTNAYRLWRNVSSDPSSKSDIEGGSLYFGIPVFSYTELVEATNNFDSARELGDGGFGTVYYGKLRDGREVAIKRLYEHNYRRVEQFMNEIKILTCLKHPNLVSLYGCTSRRSRELLLVYEYVENGTVADHLHGKRADESPLTWSTRMNIAIETATALTYLHKSDIIHRDVKTNNILLDGNFCVKVADFGLSRLFPIDATHVSTAPQGTPGYVDPEYHQCYQLTGKSDVYSLGVVLVELISSMPAVDINRHRHEINLASFALNKIQKCDFEELIDSSLGYGTDAEVTRMTTSVADLAFRCLQPEKEMRPSMDEVLDYLKDIQNGDELMFENVKEENGNGKMLHSPETDEVILLKNKNLTSPVAVTDKWISSSSTIESSIE; from the exons ATGCATGATTTCTTCATATATTCGAGCTTCTGTATATTCTGTGTCATCATCTTATCCGAAAGATCTTCCGGCGCCGATTACCGATATGAAGCCTGCAGCGTACCGGTCCTTTGTGGTGGCCTGAACATAAGCTTTCCGTTCTATATTCAAGGCCTGCAGGAAGCCTACTGTGGATTCCCTGGATTTATGCTAAACTGCAGCGATCTTGGATCCCCAGTTCTTGAATTACCCGGAAACGAATATGTAATCGAGGGAATCTCTTATAGAAACCGGAATTTTCGTGTGATTGATTCAGCTGTTTTAAactcaaattccagcagctgtcTCCCAGGAATTAGAAACAGCACGCTTTATACGCGGCCCCAGTTCGATTATGTAGATGCAACACATCTCCGTCTGTTCGGAGACTGCCGGGAGAAGTTAACTAATGATCTGTCTAGGTACCAGGTTGACTGTGGTAACTGGGACTTGGCATTGTATGATGATGGTAGAGATGAAAACTTGATCAGAATTGCGCTGGAAGATTGCCCAAGAAACGTTCTGGTGCCGGTGGATGGGGCCGGCCAATCGGGCGGTGGAAACGGCGGAATTGGAGATGTCCTCGAGGTTGCCAAGAAGGGATTTGAATTGAACTGGATAGCAGCCGATTGTGACGCATGTGAAATAAGTGGTGGGAGTTGTGGATTTAATGAAACTTCTTATAAATTCATGTGTTTCTGCCCTGACAGACCTCATTCCGCGACTTGCAAACCTG GGAACAAAAAGAAGATGAAAATAATAATAGCCGCAG CTATACCGGGAGCTGCATTTTTCATGTGCTTGTTGGCCTTTTTAATCTGGCGAAACAAGAAACGAGTCACAAATGCCTACCGCCTATGGAGAAACGTATCCTCGGATCCctcctcaaaatcagatattgAAGGCGGAAGCTTATACTTCGGAATCCCTGTATTTTCCTACACAGAACTCGTGGAGGCCACGAATAACTTCGATTCCGCCCGAGAACTCGGCGATGGAGGCTTTGGAACCGTATATTATG GGAAACTCAGAGATGGAAGAGAAGTCGCTATAAAACGACTCTACGAGCATAACTACAGAAGGGTCGAACAATTCATGAACGAGATCAAAATTCTtacatgtttgaagcatccaaATCTCGTTTCTCTCTACGGCTGCACCTCCAGAAGAAGCCGAGAATTATTACTCGTTTATGAGTACGTTGAAAATGGAACCGTAGCCGATCATCTCCATGGCAAAAGAGCTGACGAATCCCCACTAACTTGGTCCACTCGCATGAACATAGCCATAGAAACAGCAACTGCGCTAACTTACCTACACAAATCAGACATAATCCACCGCGACGTGAAGACGAACAACATATTACTCGACGGAAACTTCTGCGTCAAAGTTGCGGATTTTGGGCTGTCAAGACTCTTCCCAATCGATGCAACTCACGTCTCCACCGCTCCTCAGGGGACTCCAGGATACGTCGATCCCGAATACCATCAATGTTACCAACTCACAGGTAAAAGCGATGTGTATAGTTTGGGGGTCGTGCTAGTCGAGCTCATATCATCCATGCCTGCAGTGGACATAAACAGACATAGACATGAAATAAACTTGGCTAGCTTCGCTTTAAACAAGATTCAGAAATGTGATTTCGAGGAACTAATCGACTCATCTCTTGGGTACGGCACTGATGCCGAGGTCACGAGAATGACCACTTCCGTGGCCGATTTGGCTTTCCGGTGTCTGCAACCGGAGAAGGAGATGAGGCCGTCGATGGACGAGGTGTTGGATTATTTGAAGGATATTCAGAATGGGGATGAGTTGATGTTTGAGAACGTGAAAGAGGAAAATGGGAATGGAAAGATGCTTCATTCTCCGGAGACAGACGAGGTTATCTTGTTAAAGAACAAGAATTTGACGTCACCTGTTGCTGTTACAGATAAATGGATTAGCAGTAGCTCTACCATTGAAAGTTCCATCGaatga